The following are encoded in a window of Arthrobacter antioxidans genomic DNA:
- the rplS gene encoding 50S ribosomal protein L19, with amino-acid sequence MHILDSVDAGSLRDNVPDFRAGDTVNVHVNIIEGKNTRVQIFKGFVLGRQGDGIRETFTVRKVSFGVGVERTFPVHSPVLDKIEVVSKGDVRRAKLYYMRELRGKAAKIKEKRDPKTVK; translated from the coding sequence ATGCATATTCTCGATTCAGTCGACGCCGGATCCCTCCGCGACAACGTCCCCGACTTCCGCGCCGGCGACACCGTCAACGTCCACGTCAACATCATCGAAGGCAAGAACACCCGTGTTCAGATCTTCAAGGGCTTCGTCCTCGGCCGCCAGGGCGACGGCATCCGCGAGACCTTCACGGTCCGCAAGGTGAGCTTCGGTGTGGGCGTGGAGCGTACGTTCCCCGTGCACAGCCCGGTCCTGGACAAGATCGAAGTCGTCTCCAAGGGCGATGTCCGCCGCGCCAAGCTGTACTACATGCGCGAACTGCGCGGCAAGGCAGCGAAGATCAAGGAGAAGCGCGACCCCAAGACGGTCAAGTAG
- the trmD gene encoding tRNA (guanosine(37)-N1)-methyltransferase TrmD, translating into MRIDVVSIFPEYLAALDLSLIGKARQDGVLDVRIHDLRSFTTDRHRTVDDTPYGGGAGMVMKPEPWAQALEAVRAEAPADSRPTLIVPSPAGAVFDQAMAYELAALDHLVFACGRYEGIDERAVDWAREEFDVRPVSLGDYVLNGGEVAVLAMVEAVARLIPGVVGNPESLVEESHSDGLLEYPVYTKPSSWRGREVPEVLLSGNHAKIAQWRRLEQFQRTADRRPDLLGRVDVGALGKADLTALRAAGFDVVDGRLTRPQH; encoded by the coding sequence GTGCGCATCGACGTCGTCTCCATCTTCCCGGAGTACCTCGCGGCGCTCGACCTGTCCCTCATCGGGAAGGCCCGCCAGGACGGCGTGCTGGACGTGCGCATCCACGACCTGCGGTCCTTCACGACCGACAGGCACAGGACGGTCGACGACACCCCCTACGGCGGCGGCGCGGGCATGGTCATGAAGCCCGAACCCTGGGCGCAGGCGCTCGAAGCCGTCCGGGCGGAGGCGCCCGCCGACTCCCGGCCCACGCTCATCGTGCCGTCCCCGGCCGGCGCCGTGTTCGACCAGGCGATGGCGTACGAGCTCGCCGCGCTGGACCACCTGGTCTTCGCGTGCGGCCGGTACGAGGGCATCGACGAACGCGCGGTCGACTGGGCGCGCGAGGAGTTCGACGTCCGGCCGGTCTCACTGGGCGACTACGTCCTCAACGGCGGGGAAGTGGCGGTGCTCGCGATGGTCGAAGCCGTCGCGCGCCTCATCCCCGGCGTCGTCGGCAACCCGGAATCCCTCGTGGAGGAGTCCCACTCGGACGGCCTGCTCGAGTACCCCGTGTACACGAAGCCGTCGTCGTGGCGCGGACGCGAGGTCCCCGAGGTGCTGCTGAGCGGCAACCACGCGAAGATCGCGCAGTGGCGGCGGCTCGAGCAGTTCCAGCGCACCGCCGACCGGCGCCCCGACCTCCTCGGCCGCGTCGACGTCGGCGCCCTCGGCAAGGCGGACCTCACGGCGCTGCGCGCGGCGGGTTTCGACGTCGTCGACGGCAGGCTGACCAGACCGCAGCATTAG
- the rimM gene encoding ribosome maturation factor RimM (Essential for efficient processing of 16S rRNA) gives MDVLVARIGKPHGIRGEVTVQLFTDAPEDRFEPGGIFRVEGAAVTELTVVKARWNKDILIVGFEQVADRNQAETLRGAQLFIDTAGAQDDDDDAWYEHELVGLDARVDGTTVGKVTALRTMAVQDLLVVELADGHEALVPFVTSIVPEVDPDAGFLTIVPPAGLFDLNTPGSNQAPDDGDDIARDSAGAPTDPPADAPADSGPGGTRD, from the coding sequence ATGGACGTACTCGTAGCCAGGATCGGGAAGCCCCACGGCATCCGCGGAGAGGTGACGGTCCAGCTCTTCACCGACGCCCCGGAGGACCGCTTCGAACCGGGCGGGATCTTCCGCGTGGAGGGCGCGGCCGTCACCGAGCTGACGGTCGTGAAGGCGCGGTGGAACAAGGACATCCTGATCGTCGGTTTCGAGCAGGTGGCGGACCGGAACCAGGCCGAGACCCTGCGCGGTGCCCAGCTCTTCATCGACACGGCCGGCGCCCAGGACGACGACGACGACGCCTGGTACGAGCACGAGCTCGTCGGCCTCGACGCCCGCGTGGACGGGACGACCGTGGGCAAGGTCACCGCCCTGCGCACCATGGCGGTCCAGGACCTCCTCGTCGTCGAACTCGCCGACGGACACGAGGCGCTGGTGCCGTTCGTCACGTCGATCGTGCCCGAGGTGGACCCGGACGCCGGCTTCCTGACCATCGTGCCGCCGGCGGGCCTCTTCGACCTGAACACGCCCGGCTCCAACCAGGCGCCCGACGACGGCGACGACATCGCGCGCGACTCCGCCGGCGCGCCGACCGATCCCCCCGCCGATGCCCCCGCCGATTCCGGGCCGGGCGGGACGCGCGACTAG
- a CDS encoding RNA-binding protein: protein MLAEALEHLVRGIVDNPDDVRVAAKNNRRGETLEVRVHQEDLGRVIGRQGRTARALRTVVSALADGEPVRVDVVDTDRRRD from the coding sequence TTGCTGGCCGAAGCTCTGGAGCACCTCGTCCGCGGCATCGTCGACAACCCTGACGACGTCAGGGTCGCCGCAAAGAACAACCGCCGCGGCGAGACGCTCGAGGTCCGCGTCCACCAGGAGGACCTCGGCCGCGTGATCGGCCGCCAGGGGCGCACCGCCCGCGCGCTGCGCACCGTGGTGTCGGCCCTCGCTGACGGCGAGCCGGTGCGGGTCGACGTCGTCGACACCGACCGCCGCCGGGACTGA
- the rpsP gene encoding 30S ribosomal protein S16 has protein sequence MAVKIRLKRMGKIRAPFYRVVVMDSRSKRDGRALEEIGKYNPTEEPSFIEINSERAQYWLGVGAQPTEQVSVLLKITGDWQKFKGLKGQEGTLRTKAAKEAFIAPEKGSVIVPEAITPKAKKTDDAAAEATEAE, from the coding sequence GTGGCCGTAAAGATTCGCCTCAAGCGCATGGGCAAGATCCGCGCACCGTTCTACCGCGTCGTCGTCATGGATTCACGCTCCAAGCGTGACGGCCGTGCCCTCGAAGAGATCGGCAAGTACAACCCCACCGAGGAGCCCTCGTTCATCGAGATCAACTCCGAGCGTGCGCAGTACTGGCTCGGTGTCGGCGCGCAGCCCACCGAGCAGGTCTCCGTGCTGCTCAAGATCACCGGTGACTGGCAGAAGTTCAAGGGACTCAAGGGCCAGGAAGGCACCCTAAGGACCAAGGCCGCCAAGGAGGCGTTCATCGCCCCCGAGAAGGGCTCCGTGATCGTCCCCGAGGCCATCACGCCGAAGGCGAAGAAGACCGACGACGCCGCCGCGGAAGCCACCGAGGCAGAGTAA
- a CDS encoding VOC family protein produces MPAQDLLPTDTAMGALTLRVGDLSGLTRYYAAALRLEVIEDGADAVVLGRRGSAVLRLESARHLHLPQRGEAGLFHTALLFADRADLAAAVASAAHHPLSTYVGSADHLVSEAFYFTDPEGNGIELYVDRPRDSWTWTGDGRGTRSVVMDSLPLPPQDYLERHLTEDAVSSAESRAATVGHVHLQVGDVGTAHSFYVDVLGFERTAGWHDRALFVSAGGYHHHMAMNVWNSRGAGPRKDTLGLGEVLIRVSSADEIGALADRLAHAGVASHHTGAELRFEDPWRNRLRVAAAHASGGIA; encoded by the coding sequence ATGCCCGCACAGGACCTGCTGCCCACCGACACCGCCATGGGGGCGCTGACGCTCAGGGTCGGCGACCTGTCCGGGCTGACCCGCTACTACGCCGCCGCGCTGCGTCTGGAGGTGATCGAGGACGGAGCGGACGCCGTCGTCCTCGGGCGCCGGGGGAGCGCCGTCCTCCGCCTCGAATCCGCCCGCCACCTGCACCTCCCGCAGCGTGGCGAGGCCGGCCTCTTCCATACCGCCCTCCTCTTCGCGGACCGTGCGGACCTGGCCGCCGCCGTCGCCTCCGCCGCGCACCATCCGCTCAGTACCTACGTGGGCAGCGCCGACCACCTCGTGAGCGAGGCGTTCTACTTCACCGACCCCGAGGGGAACGGCATCGAACTGTACGTCGACCGACCCCGGGACAGCTGGACGTGGACGGGCGACGGGCGCGGGACCCGCTCGGTGGTGATGGACAGCCTTCCCCTGCCCCCGCAGGACTACCTCGAGCGGCACCTCACCGAGGACGCGGTGTCGTCCGCGGAGTCGAGGGCCGCGACCGTGGGCCACGTCCACCTGCAGGTCGGCGACGTCGGCACTGCCCACAGCTTCTACGTGGACGTCCTCGGCTTCGAGCGCACCGCCGGGTGGCACGACCGGGCCCTCTTCGTCTCCGCGGGCGGCTACCACCACCACATGGCCATGAACGTCTGGAACAGCCGGGGCGCCGGGCCGCGGAAGGACACCCTCGGCCTCGGTGAGGTGCTCATCCGGGTATCGTCGGCGGACGAGATCGGGGCGCTGGCGGACCGCCTCGCCCACGCGGGCGTCGCGAGCCACCACACGGGGGCCGAACTGCGCTTCGAGGACCCCTGGCGGAACCGGCTCCGTGTCGCCGCCGCCCACGCGTCCGGCGGAATCGCCTAA
- a CDS encoding amidohydrolase family protein, translating to MLPDGPGFLHLTGTVLLSPSRSVADVYVQDGRFTFRRPPGPPLRTIEGWVLPGLVDAHCHVGLDRRGRVPDDLAEQQALQDRDAGTLLIRDAGVVNDTRWVQERADLPRLVRAGRHVARTRRYFRDYAVEVEPADLAGAVAEQARRGDGWVKIVGDWIDRSLGDLAPAFPPAALKDAVDAAHAEGARVTAHCFAAETLDGMLDAGIDCIEHATGMLPRHIPRFVEQGVAIVPTLINIDTFPAIADGAAGRYPDYAAHMRRLWGGRQTMVRRAYDAGIAVYAGTDAGSVIAHGRLPDEVAALAAAGLGPAAALDAACWSARAWLGFPGIAEGASADAVVCAADPRLDAGTLASLRAVVLRGEVIRTAPPE from the coding sequence ATGCTGCCTGACGGGCCCGGGTTCCTGCATCTCACCGGGACGGTGCTGCTGTCGCCGTCGCGGTCGGTGGCGGACGTCTACGTGCAGGACGGCCGCTTCACCTTCCGGCGCCCGCCCGGCCCTCCGCTGCGGACCATCGAGGGCTGGGTGCTGCCCGGCCTGGTGGACGCCCACTGCCACGTCGGCCTCGACCGGCGCGGCCGGGTCCCCGACGACCTGGCGGAACAGCAGGCCCTGCAGGACCGCGATGCAGGCACGCTGCTCATCCGCGATGCCGGCGTCGTCAATGACACGCGGTGGGTCCAGGAGCGCGCGGACCTGCCCCGCCTGGTGCGCGCGGGCCGCCACGTGGCACGGACCCGCCGCTACTTCCGCGACTACGCCGTCGAGGTGGAACCTGCGGATCTCGCCGGGGCCGTCGCGGAGCAGGCGCGGCGCGGCGACGGATGGGTCAAGATCGTGGGGGACTGGATCGACCGCTCCCTCGGCGACCTCGCCCCCGCCTTCCCGCCCGCGGCCCTGAAGGACGCCGTCGACGCCGCGCACGCGGAGGGTGCCCGCGTGACGGCGCACTGCTTCGCGGCAGAGACGCTCGACGGCATGCTCGACGCCGGGATCGACTGCATCGAGCACGCCACCGGCATGCTCCCGCGGCACATCCCCCGGTTCGTGGAGCAGGGCGTGGCAATCGTCCCCACGCTCATCAACATCGACACCTTCCCCGCCATCGCCGACGGCGCCGCCGGCAGGTACCCCGACTATGCGGCGCACATGCGCCGGCTGTGGGGCGGCCGACAGACGATGGTCCGGCGGGCGTACGACGCCGGGATCGCCGTCTACGCGGGCACCGACGCCGGCAGCGTCATCGCCCACGGCCGGCTCCCGGACGAGGTGGCGGCACTGGCCGCCGCCGGCCTCGGCCCGGCCGCGGCGCTCGACGCGGCCTGCTGGTCCGCCCGCGCCTGGCTGGGCTTCCCGGGGATCGCGGAGGGAGCGAGCGCTGACGCCGTCGTCTGTGCCGCCGACCCCCGCCTGGACGCCGGCACCCTCGCCTCCCTCCGGGCCGTGGTGCTGCGCGGAGAGGTCATCCGGACGGCCCCGCCGGAATAA
- a CDS encoding alpha/beta fold hydrolase, with protein MGAERVVFVHGSGSFGAAAWPRQHGLSIDFDCLYVRRHGFSATEEPVATDHGRDQEIIADALGGGGHVVAHSQGAVAAMMLAVERPDLVRSLTLVEPACFSLTAELPATAAHIALMTPLFAERHAMSDDDFLRAFVRRVFDADARTPATTDARRDAARLRLQSPPWEAPLAIVPGVPTLVLTGGWEPLYEEVAEYLAGTGAIHRVAPGGHRPHDTPEGDALIRSFLRAGLHQAAA; from the coding sequence ATGGGTGCCGAGCGCGTGGTGTTCGTGCACGGCAGCGGGTCCTTCGGTGCCGCGGCCTGGCCCCGGCAGCACGGCCTGTCCATCGACTTCGACTGCCTGTACGTCCGCCGGCACGGGTTCTCGGCCACCGAGGAGCCGGTCGCCACGGACCATGGCCGGGACCAGGAGATCATCGCGGACGCCCTGGGCGGCGGGGGACACGTCGTCGCCCATTCCCAGGGCGCCGTGGCGGCCATGATGCTCGCCGTCGAACGTCCCGACCTGGTGCGCTCGCTCACCCTCGTGGAGCCTGCGTGCTTCTCCCTCACGGCAGAGCTCCCGGCCACGGCCGCGCACATCGCCCTCATGACGCCGCTCTTCGCGGAGCGCCACGCGATGTCCGACGACGACTTCCTCCGCGCCTTCGTGCGGCGCGTGTTCGACGCCGACGCGCGGACACCCGCCACGACCGATGCCCGGCGCGACGCCGCGAGGCTCCGGCTCCAGAGCCCTCCGTGGGAGGCCCCACTGGCGATCGTCCCCGGCGTGCCGACCCTGGTGCTGACCGGCGGGTGGGAGCCCCTGTACGAGGAGGTCGCCGAGTACCTCGCCGGCACGGGCGCGATCCACCGGGTAGCACCCGGCGGGCACCGGCCGCACGACACCCCCGAGGGAGACGCGCTCATCCGGTCCTTCCTGCGCGCCGGCCTGCACCAGGCCGCAGCGTGA
- the ffh gene encoding signal recognition particle protein has protein sequence MFNSLSDRLTATFKNLRGKGRLTEADIDATVREIRRALLDADVAVPVVRAFTAAIKERALGLEVSQALNPGQQIVKIVNEELVGILGGETRRIRLAKNPPTVIMLAGLQGAGKTTLAGKLSKWLKGQGHSPLLVACDLQRPNAVRQLQVNGERAGVPVYAPHPGVSSEFEAATGDPVAVARQGVAEARARLHDVVIVDTAGRLGVDAELMQQAADIRAAISPDEVLFVIDAMIGQDAVNTALAFNEGVDFTGVVLTKLDGDARGGAALSVASITGKPVMFASTGEGLGDFELFHPDRMASRILDMGDVLTLIEQAEQSWDKDEAARMAKKFADQEDFTLDDFLAQMQQIRNMGSMKKMLMMMPGAANMREQLENFDEREIDRVEAIVRSMTPHERLAPKIINGSRRARIARGSGVHVSEVNGLLERFTQAQKMMKKMASGGGIPGMPGMAGPGGFGGPRKTKAAAAKGKKKPRSGNPAKAAQELQEAEARRAAARTAAPSGAAFGGQQDFDPSAMNLPKGFEKFLGK, from the coding sequence GTGTTCAATTCACTCTCCGACCGGCTGACTGCGACCTTCAAGAACCTCCGCGGCAAGGGCCGCCTCACCGAGGCGGACATCGATGCCACGGTCCGCGAGATCCGCCGAGCCCTGCTCGACGCCGACGTCGCCGTCCCCGTGGTCCGCGCCTTCACGGCCGCCATCAAGGAACGCGCCCTCGGCCTCGAGGTCTCGCAGGCCCTGAACCCGGGCCAGCAGATCGTCAAGATCGTCAACGAGGAACTCGTCGGGATCCTCGGCGGCGAGACCCGGCGCATCCGCCTCGCGAAGAACCCGCCCACCGTCATCATGCTGGCGGGCCTGCAGGGTGCCGGAAAGACGACACTCGCGGGCAAGCTCTCCAAGTGGCTCAAGGGCCAGGGCCACAGCCCGCTGCTCGTCGCCTGCGACCTCCAGCGCCCGAACGCCGTCCGCCAGCTCCAGGTCAACGGCGAGCGGGCGGGCGTGCCCGTCTACGCGCCGCACCCGGGCGTCAGCTCCGAGTTCGAGGCCGCCACCGGCGACCCGGTCGCCGTCGCCCGCCAGGGCGTCGCCGAGGCACGCGCCCGGCTGCACGACGTCGTCATCGTCGACACCGCCGGACGCCTCGGCGTGGACGCCGAGCTCATGCAGCAGGCGGCGGACATCCGCGCGGCCATCAGCCCCGACGAGGTGCTGTTCGTCATCGACGCGATGATCGGCCAGGACGCCGTCAACACCGCGCTCGCCTTCAACGAGGGCGTGGACTTCACCGGCGTCGTCCTGACCAAGCTCGACGGCGACGCCCGCGGCGGTGCCGCGCTCTCGGTCGCGTCCATCACCGGCAAGCCGGTCATGTTCGCCTCGACGGGTGAGGGGCTCGGCGACTTCGAGCTGTTCCACCCCGACCGCATGGCCTCGCGCATCCTCGACATGGGTGACGTCCTCACCCTGATCGAGCAGGCTGAGCAGTCCTGGGACAAGGACGAAGCGGCGCGGATGGCGAAGAAGTTCGCCGACCAGGAGGACTTCACCCTCGACGACTTCCTCGCGCAGATGCAGCAGATCCGCAACATGGGCTCCATGAAGAAGATGCTCATGATGATGCCGGGGGCCGCCAACATGCGGGAGCAGCTCGAGAACTTCGACGAACGCGAGATCGACCGCGTGGAGGCCATCGTCCGGTCGATGACCCCGCACGAGCGCCTTGCCCCCAAGATCATCAACGGATCGCGCCGCGCGAGGATCGCCCGCGGTTCCGGCGTCCACGTCTCCGAGGTCAACGGGCTGCTGGAGCGCTTCACGCAGGCCCAGAAGATGATGAAGAAGATGGCCTCCGGCGGCGGAATCCCGGGGATGCCCGGGATGGCCGGTCCGGGAGGCTTCGGCGGTCCCCGCAAGACCAAGGCCGCCGCCGCGAAGGGCAAGAAGAAGCCGCGCTCGGGGAACCCTGCGAAGGCGGCGCAGGAGCTCCAGGAGGCGGAGGCTCGGCGCGCTGCCGCACGCACGGCAGCGCCCTCCGGTGCGGCCTTCGGCGGGCAGCAGGACTTCGACCCGTCGGCGATGAACCTCCCCAAGGGCTTCGAGAAGTTCCTCGGGAAGTAG
- a CDS encoding glucose-6-phosphate dehydrogenase, whose amino-acid sequence MDTHSLAEHDTIPADADTRVRTLLILGASGDLTGRLLLPGLARLVRLGRADGLKLVGAGSDDWTDEQWRERLDSSFAAAREKADDAGRASLQQVRDDSWYHFLDVTKDGLADLVQGLEGPVAIYFALPPAVSQLACSALGTDALPKSTRLVMEKPFGTDQASAHRLNEKLSKLVPEQNIHRVDHFLGKATVFNILGLRFANRILEPVWNNLHIEKVEVIFDEDLALENRARYYDGAGALRDMIQSHLLHVMALLALNAPSTLHERDLRDHIGSILRASSVDLDSPGSSRRARYAAGTIGDREIPDYAAEPGVDPEKGTETLAEITVSINNERWSGVPFVLRSGKALGIKRKEAVITFKPVSHLPVGFTGQDAPTKLRIGFGPDTLQLEIDVNGPGDIFALDRATLSADLNQTDLLPYGEVIEGVLAGDPTLSVRGDTAEDCWRIVEPVLKAWSEGRVPLEEYQAGSEGPEAWPSSHGRKE is encoded by the coding sequence GTGGATACACACTCGCTCGCAGAGCACGACACCATTCCCGCCGACGCCGACACCCGCGTCAGGACGCTCCTGATCCTCGGTGCCTCCGGCGACCTGACCGGACGCCTCCTCCTGCCGGGACTCGCACGGCTCGTCCGCCTCGGCCGCGCCGACGGCCTCAAGCTCGTGGGCGCGGGCTCCGACGACTGGACCGACGAGCAATGGCGCGAGAGGCTGGACAGCTCCTTCGCCGCCGCCCGCGAGAAGGCGGACGACGCCGGGCGGGCGTCGCTGCAGCAGGTGCGCGACGACAGCTGGTACCACTTCCTCGACGTCACGAAGGACGGGCTGGCCGATCTGGTGCAGGGCCTCGAGGGGCCGGTGGCCATCTACTTCGCGCTGCCCCCCGCCGTCAGCCAGCTGGCCTGCAGCGCCCTCGGGACGGATGCGTTGCCGAAGAGCACCCGCCTCGTGATGGAGAAGCCCTTCGGCACGGACCAGGCCAGCGCGCACCGCCTCAACGAGAAGCTCTCGAAGCTGGTGCCCGAGCAGAACATCCACCGCGTGGACCACTTCCTCGGCAAGGCGACGGTGTTCAACATCCTCGGCCTGCGATTCGCCAACCGCATCCTCGAGCCGGTGTGGAACAACCTGCACATCGAGAAGGTCGAGGTGATCTTCGACGAGGACCTCGCGCTCGAGAACCGGGCCCGCTACTACGACGGCGCCGGCGCACTGCGCGACATGATCCAGAGCCACCTGCTGCACGTCATGGCACTCCTGGCCCTGAACGCGCCGTCGACCCTGCACGAGAGGGACCTCCGCGACCACATCGGCTCCATCCTCCGGGCCAGCTCGGTGGACCTGGACAGTCCGGGCAGCAGCCGCCGGGCACGCTATGCCGCGGGCACGATCGGCGACCGGGAGATCCCCGACTACGCGGCCGAGCCCGGCGTCGACCCGGAGAAGGGCACCGAGACGCTCGCGGAGATCACCGTGTCCATCAACAACGAACGCTGGTCCGGCGTGCCGTTCGTCCTCCGCTCCGGCAAGGCGCTCGGCATCAAGCGCAAGGAGGCCGTCATCACCTTCAAGCCGGTGAGCCACCTGCCCGTCGGATTCACGGGCCAGGACGCGCCGACCAAGCTGCGTATCGGATTCGGCCCCGACACGCTGCAGCTCGAGATCGACGTCAACGGGCCCGGTGACATCTTCGCCCTGGACCGGGCGACCCTCAGCGCCGACCTCAACCAGACGGACCTGCTCCCCTACGGCGAGGTGATCGAGGGAGTCCTCGCCGGCGATCCGACGCTCTCGGTCCGCGGCGACACCGCGGAGGACTGCTGGCGCATCGTGGAGCCCGTCCTGAAGGCGTGGTCGGAGGGCCGCGTGCCCCTCGAGGAGTACCAGGCGGGCTCGGAGGGGCCGGAGGCATGGCCGTCGTCGCACGGCCGGAAGGAGTAG
- a CDS encoding SRPBCC family protein produces MSNALNLLVPEGLPFIDLDREFDHPVAEVFHAHKDPDLVAQWLGPRRLRLGVEQYDFRTGGSYRYTHTGPDGVDHVFSGVFHTVRENDFAIQTFEYDGYPDVVSIEFLTFQDLGGGRTRLSAHAVYPTMEARDGMVQSGMEGGLSEAYEQLEELLARAKV; encoded by the coding sequence ATGAGCAATGCCCTGAATCTCCTCGTCCCCGAAGGCCTCCCCTTCATCGATCTCGACCGCGAGTTCGACCATCCTGTGGCGGAGGTCTTCCACGCGCACAAGGACCCCGACCTCGTGGCCCAGTGGCTGGGCCCGCGGCGCCTCCGGCTGGGCGTCGAGCAGTACGACTTCCGGACCGGCGGCAGCTACCGCTACACCCACACCGGCCCGGACGGCGTGGACCACGTGTTCAGCGGTGTCTTCCACACCGTCCGGGAGAACGATTTCGCGATCCAGACCTTCGAGTACGACGGGTACCCGGACGTGGTCAGCATCGAATTCCTGACCTTCCAGGACCTGGGGGGCGGCAGGACCCGGCTGAGCGCCCACGCCGTCTACCCGACCATGGAGGCCCGGGACGGCATGGTGCAGTCCGGGATGGAGGGCGGACTCTCCGAGGCCTACGAACAGCTCGAGGAACTGCTGGCCCGCGCGAAGGTCTGA
- a CDS encoding ArsR/SmtB family transcription factor — MTDDERLDLAFLALADPVRRRIIARLSRGQATVNELAEPFAITKQAVSKHIQVLEQAGLVTRTRDAQRRPVHLNPARLEALTAWIDQYRLVREEQFRGLDAVLSTQAAARGPQAKDSS; from the coding sequence GTGACCGACGACGAACGCCTCGACCTCGCCTTCCTGGCGCTGGCCGATCCCGTCCGCCGCCGCATCATCGCCCGGCTCAGCCGGGGCCAGGCCACGGTCAACGAACTGGCGGAACCCTTCGCGATCACCAAGCAGGCGGTCTCGAAGCACATCCAGGTCCTCGAGCAGGCGGGGCTCGTCACGCGCACGCGCGACGCCCAGCGCCGGCCCGTCCACCTGAATCCCGCACGGCTGGAGGCGCTCACCGCCTGGATCGACCAGTACCGGCTGGTCCGCGAGGAGCAGTTCCGCGGCCTCGACGCCGTGCTATCCACCCAGGCCGCGGCCCGCGGCCCGCAGGCGAAGGACTCGTCATGA
- a CDS encoding P-II family nitrogen regulator, protein MKLVTAIVRPDKLDGVRGALENYGVQGLTVSQASGYGRQRGHTEVYRGAEYTVDLLQKARVEVLVADAWVTDIVDVLVSTANTGRAGDGKVWVIPVEEAVRVRTGERGEAAL, encoded by the coding sequence ATGAAACTGGTCACAGCAATCGTCCGGCCCGACAAGCTCGACGGTGTCCGGGGGGCCCTGGAGAACTACGGCGTGCAGGGCCTCACGGTGAGCCAGGCGAGTGGTTACGGCCGCCAGCGCGGCCACACCGAGGTCTACCGCGGCGCCGAGTACACCGTGGACCTCCTCCAGAAGGCGCGCGTCGAGGTCCTCGTCGCGGACGCGTGGGTGACCGACATCGTCGACGTCCTGGTCTCCACCGCCAACACCGGTCGCGCCGGGGACGGCAAGGTGTGGGTCATCCCTGTCGAGGAGGCCGTCCGCGTCCGCACCGGCGAACGGGGCGAAGCCGCCCTCTAG